The Planococcus liqunii genome includes a region encoding these proteins:
- a CDS encoding glycosyltransferase: MNKKTIIYIGAFELPDKDAAAHRVLNNAKIFKKLGYNVVFSDVNRSKSISLDLNKKRIIKGFEVWSREFPTTSKKWLHYLISINEIKKIIKEYSNVDIIIAYNYQSFALFNLLNFCKKNNIKLISDCTEWYEDKRAIKKLDTTFRMRYLHKRIDGIICISDYLRDYYKKYVKTIVIPPLIDAEEEKWEKTDSNNQEIIKFIYSGNPGKHKDKLNLVIEAFHTIQKDKKNFNFTIVGLEEEEYLQYYPEHKELLDTVRKNVIFVGRVNHSKSLEYVKKSDFQIFIRENKRVNNAGFPTKFVESMGCRTPVITTNTSDLAKYLIPNVNGFFVEEDAEISKILKKIINLSFQEINKMKRNCNAIENFDFHEFIVPTHEFLSYINEKR; encoded by the coding sequence ATGAATAAAAAAACAATTATATATATCGGGGCATTTGAACTACCTGACAAAGACGCCGCTGCTCACCGAGTACTCAATAATGCTAAAATTTTTAAGAAATTAGGTTATAATGTGGTGTTTTCAGATGTTAACAGAAGTAAATCAATAAGCCTTGATTTAAATAAAAAAAGAATTATTAAAGGTTTTGAAGTATGGAGTCGTGAGTTTCCAACCACTTCTAAGAAGTGGTTACATTATTTAATTAGTATAAATGAAATTAAAAAAATAATAAAAGAATATTCTAATGTGGATATAATTATTGCTTATAATTACCAATCATTTGCTTTATTTAATTTACTTAATTTTTGTAAGAAGAATAATATAAAACTTATTTCAGATTGTACTGAATGGTATGAAGATAAAAGAGCTATAAAAAAGTTAGATACGACTTTTAGAATGAGATATCTACACAAAAGAATTGACGGTATTATCTGTATAAGTGATTATTTGAGAGATTACTATAAAAAATATGTGAAAACTATTGTGATTCCACCATTAATAGATGCTGAAGAAGAAAAATGGGAAAAAACAGATTCAAATAATCAAGAAATAATAAAGTTTATTTATAGTGGAAACCCTGGTAAACACAAAGATAAATTAAATTTGGTGATTGAAGCTTTCCATACAATTCAAAAAGATAAGAAAAACTTCAATTTTACAATTGTTGGTTTGGAAGAAGAAGAGTATTTACAATATTATCCGGAGCATAAGGAGTTACTTGACACTGTAAGAAAGAATGTAATCTTTGTTGGAAGAGTAAATCACTCAAAAAGTTTAGAATATGTTAAAAAATCAGATTTTCAAATATTTATTCGAGAAAATAAAAGAGTGAATAACGCTGGATTTCCAACGAAGTTTGTTGAAAGCATGGGGTGTAGAACTCCCGTTATAACGACTAATACTAGTGACTTAGCAAAATATTTAATTCCGAATGTAAATGGTTTTTTTGTAGAGGAAGATGCTGAAATATCAAAAATATTGAAAAAAATAATTAACTTAAGTTTCCAAGAAATAAATAAAATGAAAAGAAATTGCAATGCAATAGAAAACTTTGATTTCCATGAATTTATCGTACCCACTCATGAATTCTTAAGTTATATAAATGAAAAGAGGTAA
- a CDS encoding acyltransferase, which yields MKKILKASFNLLYTYVRFSFIKLFNYKSFTFTLLNHISPFTEINLNRGGKLSFGNRTKIRSGTKISLRKEAEIIIKDNVFLNHGCMIVCHEKIHIGDNVQIGPNVLMYDHDHDFRHEDGLKALKYKTSPIKIGENVWVGANTVILKGTTIGDNCVIGAGSVIRGDFPNNSIVMQKRENKISTYIRE from the coding sequence ATGAAAAAAATTTTAAAGGCATCTTTCAATTTATTATATACATACGTCAGATTTTCTTTCATAAAACTATTCAACTATAAAAGTTTCACTTTCACTCTATTGAATCATATTTCTCCATTTACTGAAATAAATTTAAATAGGGGTGGAAAGCTTTCATTTGGAAACAGAACGAAAATAAGAAGTGGAACAAAAATTAGTTTAAGAAAAGAAGCTGAAATTATTATTAAAGATAACGTGTTTTTAAATCATGGATGTATGATAGTATGCCATGAAAAAATTCATATAGGCGATAACGTTCAAATAGGGCCAAATGTTTTAATGTATGATCATGATCATGATTTTCGTCATGAAGATGGTTTGAAAGCATTAAAATATAAAACCTCACCGATTAAAATTGGCGAAAATGTTTGGGTAGGTGCTAATACTGTAATATTAAAAGGAACTACTATAGGCGATAATTGCGTAATAGGAGCAGGTAGTGTAATTAGAGGGGATTTCCCTAATAATTCAATAGTAATGCAAAAAAGAGAAAATAAAATATCGACGTATATTAGAGAGTAA
- a CDS encoding glycosyltransferase family 4 protein, protein MIAKRKKIMLLANNDIWLYKLRKEIILKLIEENYEVVISCPDGDYIQEMVNWGCIFVETKVDRRGTNPTTDLKLLISYIKVLKQVKPDVVLTYTIKPNLYGGLACRILKVPCINNITGLGSGFSKSPILKFFLSTLYKVSLKKSACVFFQNTQDMQTLVENGIVKGTTKLIPGSGVNLQEYTLKEFPEEDNASFIFIGRIMKDKGIDQYLEAAKIIKQKYPETTFQIIGFVEETQPLYKELIKEYEDKKIISFLGYQADVKPFIKKAHCIIQASHGGEGMSNVLLETAATGRVLIASDIPGCRETIDEEVNGFIFEPQNTNSLTQRIEQYLKLTYEEKKKMGLNSRKKIEKEFDRNIVVEAYLKEINEAYQ, encoded by the coding sequence ATGATAGCTAAAAGAAAAAAAATAATGCTTCTCGCTAATAATGATATTTGGCTGTATAAATTGCGTAAAGAAATAATTTTGAAACTAATAGAAGAGAACTATGAAGTGGTTATTTCTTGTCCAGACGGAGATTATATTCAAGAAATGGTCAATTGGGGATGTATATTTGTAGAAACAAAAGTTGATAGAAGAGGGACAAATCCTACTACAGATTTGAAATTATTAATTAGTTATATCAAAGTTCTTAAACAAGTAAAACCGGATGTTGTATTAACTTACACTATTAAACCGAATTTATATGGAGGATTAGCTTGTAGAATATTAAAGGTACCTTGTATAAATAATATTACTGGATTAGGTAGCGGGTTTAGTAAAAGTCCTATTTTGAAGTTTTTTCTCTCAACACTTTATAAAGTTAGTTTAAAAAAATCTGCTTGTGTATTCTTTCAAAATACACAAGATATGCAAACTCTAGTAGAGAACGGAATAGTTAAAGGAACAACTAAACTTATACCTGGATCAGGAGTAAATTTACAAGAGTATACTTTAAAAGAATTTCCTGAAGAAGACAATGCTTCATTTATTTTTATAGGAAGAATAATGAAAGATAAAGGCATTGATCAGTATTTAGAAGCTGCCAAAATAATTAAACAAAAGTATCCGGAAACAACTTTTCAAATAATAGGTTTTGTTGAAGAAACCCAACCACTCTATAAAGAGTTGATAAAAGAATACGAGGACAAAAAAATTATATCTTTCTTAGGATATCAAGCTGATGTAAAACCCTTTATAAAGAAGGCTCATTGTATAATTCAAGCTTCTCATGGAGGAGAAGGGATGTCGAATGTTTTATTAGAAACTGCTGCAACTGGAAGAGTGCTTATTGCTTCGGATATACCAGGGTGTAGAGAAACCATTGATGAAGAAGTTAATGGTTTTATTTTCGAACCTCAAAATACCAATAGTTTAACACAAAGAATAGAACAATATTTAAAACTGACATATGAAGAGAAAAAGAAAATGGGACTCAATTCTAGAAAGAAAATTGAGAAAGAGTTTGATAGAAATATTGTAGTAGAAGCTTACTTAAAAGAAATAAATGAAGCTTATCAATAA
- a CDS encoding NAD-dependent epimerase/dehydratase family protein, which produces MKVLITGENSYAGTQFAKRISELNMNWDINYISVRNNAWKEKDFSIYDAIYHVAAIVHQKEKVENEELYYKVNRDLTYELAGKAKSEGVESFVFLSTMAVYGLIGKIGEDTVISKSTKQLPTSYYGKSKLEAEELLNGLQSSEFKISILRIPIIYGPDCPGNYRALSKLARKTPVFPKINNRRSMIFVDHLSDVVIHLINIKSSGMFLVKNPEDVDTLKMVNKIAENHHKKVYNSTLLGSIIKVVGNKVMMTRKMFGNVVFDASDCRINGFKFNELSFEESIALAEGKEQGGSY; this is translated from the coding sequence ATGAAGGTATTAATTACTGGCGAAAATAGCTATGCGGGTACCCAATTTGCAAAACGTATATCTGAACTAAATATGAATTGGGATATAAATTATATTTCAGTCAGAAATAATGCCTGGAAAGAGAAAGATTTCTCTATTTATGATGCTATTTATCATGTAGCTGCAATTGTTCATCAGAAAGAAAAAGTTGAGAATGAAGAATTATACTATAAGGTTAACAGAGATTTAACCTATGAATTAGCTGGTAAAGCGAAATCTGAAGGAGTTGAATCCTTTGTCTTTTTAAGCACCATGGCTGTCTATGGGCTTATAGGAAAAATTGGGGAAGACACGGTTATTTCCAAAAGTACAAAACAGTTACCCACTTCTTATTATGGGAAGAGTAAGCTGGAAGCAGAAGAACTTTTAAATGGTCTTCAATCTTCAGAATTTAAAATTTCTATTTTAAGGATTCCGATAATTTACGGACCAGATTGTCCTGGTAATTATAGAGCTCTTAGTAAGCTTGCAAGGAAGACACCAGTTTTTCCTAAGATTAATAATAGAAGAAGCATGATTTTTGTAGATCATCTTTCGGATGTCGTCATTCACCTTATAAATATTAAAAGTTCGGGTATGTTTTTAGTGAAGAATCCTGAAGATGTAGATACTTTAAAAATGGTGAATAAGATAGCGGAAAATCATCATAAGAAAGTTTATAACTCAACTTTGCTAGGGAGTATTATAAAAGTAGTTGGCAATAAAGTTATGATGACGCGTAAGATGTTTGGGAATGTTGTGTTTGATGCAAGTGATTGTAGAATAAACGGTTTTAAATTTAATGAACTTAGCTTTGAGGAGAGTATTGCTCTGGCTGAAGGTAAAGAACAGGGTGGTAGTTATTAA
- a CDS encoding sugar transferase: MFSVAKRIIDFSLSLTTLIVLSIVLLIVSLIIKFESPGPVFFKQRRIGKDKKEFEILKFRTMKIDAPNDMPTHMLDKPDSYITKIGKFLRKTSLDELPQLFNILKGEMSLIGPRPALWNQDDLIAERDKYKANDVLPGLTGLAQISGRDELPIEVKAKIDGEYVEKKSPGLELQIFLKTVFSVLKSDGVKEGKREVS; the protein is encoded by the coding sequence ATGTTCTCAGTGGCTAAACGAATTATCGATTTTTCTTTATCTCTAACAACGCTAATCGTATTATCAATCGTTTTGCTGATTGTTTCACTCATAATCAAATTTGAGTCTCCGGGACCGGTATTTTTTAAGCAACGCCGGATTGGCAAAGACAAGAAAGAGTTTGAGATTTTGAAGTTCCGAACGATGAAAATAGATGCACCAAATGACATGCCAACCCATATGCTGGATAAGCCGGATTCGTACATTACTAAAATTGGCAAGTTCTTACGTAAAACAAGCCTGGATGAACTTCCTCAATTGTTTAATATCTTAAAAGGTGAGATGAGCTTAATTGGTCCGCGTCCTGCGCTATGGAATCAGGATGATTTGATAGCGGAGCGGGATAAGTACAAGGCGAATGATGTGCTGCCTGGGTTAACAGGACTAGCACAGATTAGCGGGCGGGATGAATTGCCAATTGAAGTGAAAGCAAAGATTGACGGAGAGTATGTTGAAAAGAAGAGCCCTGGATTGGAATTGCAGATTTTTTTGAAGACTGTTTTCAGTGTTTTGAAAAGTGATGGGGTTAAAGAAGGAAAACGTGAGGTGTCTTAA
- a CDS encoding polysaccharide biosynthesis protein — protein sequence MSLKNRISLLALVDSLIVFFSIFIGYFLLHPWINPFESEFLLASALTIFLAHHALALYYGLYRKVWEYASIGELTSIFKAVTFSIIAVGAVQYLVRGDVLLRALAITWMLHLLLIGGSRLSWRLMRDMLIGKKMPDQKRTLIIGAGQAGTLVARQLLNNKERGLLPVAFVDDDVKKQGLEIYGIRVVCGTDAIVDVVKDNKIEHIIFAIPSLGKRESAELIKKVVDTGIRTQTIPLIEDIMTGKLSVTDIKDVKIEDLLGRDEVKLDMNKIKDQLTGKTVLVTGAGGSIGSEICRQIARFGPEKLLLLGHGENSIYTIDMELRKTIAADTELIPIIADVQDYKRIQDIMNLYQPDVVYHAAAHKHVPLMEGNPTEAVKNNIHGTKNVAEAAHKAGVGSFVMISTDKAVNPPNVMGASKRFAEMIVQNLAKRSDTKFVAVRFGNVLGSRGSVIPLFKKQIAVGGPVTVTDSEMTRYFMTIPEASRLVIQAGSLARGGEVFVLDMGEPVKIVNLAKNLIRLSGYTEDEIEIKYSGIRPGEKLFEELLNEDEIQSNQVFPKIYIGKANPVGDMELKYILEKLPEMTDEDVKQTLIGLANRKNVEVPKHLVSSV from the coding sequence TTGTCTTTAAAAAACAGGATTTCTTTACTCGCCTTAGTCGATTCGTTAATCGTCTTCTTTTCCATTTTTATCGGGTACTTCCTGTTGCATCCGTGGATCAATCCGTTTGAAAGTGAATTTCTGCTGGCGAGTGCGTTAACGATTTTTCTGGCTCACCATGCATTGGCACTGTATTACGGCTTGTACCGGAAAGTATGGGAATACGCATCGATTGGAGAACTGACATCGATCTTTAAAGCCGTGACGTTTTCAATCATTGCGGTGGGCGCTGTTCAGTATTTAGTAAGAGGAGATGTGTTGCTTCGAGCGCTTGCGATTACATGGATGCTGCACTTGCTCTTAATCGGAGGTTCTCGCCTTTCATGGAGATTGATGCGGGACATGCTGATTGGCAAGAAAATGCCTGATCAAAAACGGACATTAATTATCGGAGCAGGCCAGGCAGGTACACTTGTGGCTCGCCAGCTCTTGAACAACAAAGAACGTGGCCTCCTGCCAGTCGCTTTTGTTGACGATGATGTCAAAAAGCAGGGACTGGAGATTTACGGTATCCGTGTCGTTTGTGGAACTGATGCAATAGTGGATGTAGTCAAAGACAACAAGATTGAACACATCATCTTTGCTATTCCGTCTCTTGGAAAACGGGAATCTGCGGAACTGATCAAAAAAGTGGTCGACACCGGAATTCGGACGCAGACAATTCCGCTCATCGAAGACATTATGACGGGGAAATTGTCTGTTACGGACATCAAAGATGTGAAAATTGAAGACCTACTTGGCCGTGATGAAGTGAAACTTGATATGAATAAAATCAAAGATCAGCTTACTGGAAAAACAGTATTGGTGACGGGTGCAGGTGGCTCAATCGGATCGGAAATATGCCGGCAAATTGCCCGCTTTGGTCCTGAAAAATTGCTTCTACTTGGCCATGGAGAGAATTCGATTTATACGATTGATATGGAACTGCGCAAAACGATTGCAGCAGATACAGAACTAATTCCAATTATTGCTGATGTCCAGGATTATAAACGCATCCAAGATATTATGAATTTATATCAGCCGGACGTCGTCTACCACGCAGCGGCACATAAACACGTGCCACTCATGGAAGGCAATCCGACAGAAGCGGTAAAAAACAATATTCATGGTACGAAGAATGTTGCTGAAGCTGCACACAAAGCAGGAGTAGGGAGTTTTGTTATGATCTCTACTGATAAAGCCGTTAACCCACCGAATGTTATGGGTGCATCTAAGCGATTTGCTGAGATGATTGTCCAAAACTTAGCGAAACGCAGCGATACCAAATTTGTAGCTGTCCGTTTCGGGAATGTGCTGGGCTCTCGCGGATCGGTCATTCCACTGTTCAAGAAACAAATTGCAGTAGGTGGACCTGTCACCGTAACAGATTCAGAAATGACTAGATACTTCATGACAATTCCAGAAGCTTCTCGATTAGTCATTCAAGCCGGATCTCTAGCAAGAGGTGGAGAAGTGTTTGTTTTGGATATGGGAGAACCGGTAAAGATTGTGAATTTAGCGAAAAACTTGATTCGTCTTTCTGGCTATACAGAAGATGAAATTGAGATTAAATATTCAGGCATACGTCCTGGAGAGAAGTTGTTTGAAGAGCTTCTAAATGAAGATGAGATTCAAAGTAATCAAGTGTTTCCAAAGATTTATATCGGGAAAGCGAATCCAGTAGGCGATATGGAACTGAAATATATATTAGAGAAACTGCCCGAGATGACGGATGAAGACGTTAAGCAGACTTTAATTGGATTGGCGAATCGGAAGAATGTTGAAGTTCCTAAACATTTAGTCAGCAGCGTTTAA